One part of the Candidatus Defluviilinea gracilis genome encodes these proteins:
- a CDS encoding aspartate aminotransferase family protein: MTNQTTSNWLEKDKKQLHPVYHPKSHANALVVERGEGVWLYTADGKKILDGMAGLWNVNAGYGREELAKAAYDQMKDLAFTSNFAGMTNLPSIRLADKLAGFAYPGLNTTFFTSGGSESNDSAFKTARYYWKRKGKPTKYKVIARKGSYHGVTLATTFATGLEKYQTMFGPAVEGFIHIPAPNPYRYEGEMKAGETIGQAAARALEEAILREGADTVAAFIAEPVMGVGGVIIPPDDYFPLVRAICDTYEVLFIADEVITGFGRTGEWFALKHWNVKPDILSFAKAITSGYAQLGGIQISDEIRETMESAAESETWMHGYTYSGHAMACAVGLKNLEIMEAENYPARAKELGKRLLDGLNSLKEFGFVGDVRGLGLLCAVEIVSDKNAKTADPAQAMKIFKAAQERGLRTRPVGNSLAFAPPLAINEEEVDEIVKRLGAAMDSVG, encoded by the coding sequence ATGACAAATCAAACTACAAGCAACTGGCTCGAAAAAGATAAAAAGCAATTGCATCCTGTCTATCATCCGAAATCGCACGCCAACGCGCTCGTCGTTGAACGCGGCGAGGGCGTGTGGCTGTACACCGCCGACGGAAAAAAGATCCTCGACGGCATGGCGGGCTTGTGGAACGTCAACGCGGGATATGGACGCGAAGAACTCGCCAAAGCCGCGTATGACCAGATGAAGGATTTAGCGTTCACCTCCAACTTTGCAGGCATGACGAATCTTCCCTCCATTCGGCTTGCCGACAAGTTGGCGGGCTTTGCCTACCCCGGGCTGAACACAACCTTCTTCACCTCCGGCGGATCGGAATCAAACGACTCGGCGTTCAAGACCGCGCGTTATTATTGGAAGCGCAAAGGCAAGCCGACGAAGTACAAAGTCATCGCGCGAAAAGGTTCGTACCACGGCGTAACGCTTGCCACGACATTTGCGACCGGGCTTGAAAAATATCAAACGATGTTCGGTCCCGCCGTGGAGGGATTCATTCACATCCCCGCGCCGAATCCGTATCGCTATGAAGGGGAGATGAAAGCGGGCGAGACAATCGGTCAAGCCGCCGCGCGAGCGCTCGAAGAGGCGATCTTGCGTGAAGGCGCAGACACGGTCGCCGCGTTCATCGCTGAACCGGTCATGGGAGTCGGCGGCGTCATCATCCCGCCTGACGATTATTTTCCGCTCGTCCGCGCGATCTGCGATACATATGAAGTCCTGTTTATTGCCGATGAAGTCATCACAGGGTTTGGGAGAACGGGGGAGTGGTTCGCGCTCAAGCATTGGAACGTGAAGCCAGATATTCTCTCGTTCGCCAAAGCCATCACCAGCGGATACGCCCAACTCGGCGGCATCCAAATCTCAGACGAGATCCGCGAGACGATGGAGTCTGCGGCGGAGAGCGAAACTTGGATGCACGGCTACACTTATTCAGGTCATGCCATGGCGTGCGCGGTCGGCTTGAAGAATCTCGAGATCATGGAAGCAGAAAATTATCCTGCGCGCGCGAAGGAACTCGGCAAACGCCTGCTTGACGGGTTGAACTCGCTCAAAGAATTCGGCTTCGTCGGCGATGTGCGCGGATTGGGTCTCCTCTGCGCGGTGGAAATTGTCTCGGATAAAAACGCCAAAACCGCCGACCCCGCACAAGCGATGAAAATCTTCAAAGCCGCGCAAGAACGCGGGTTGAGGACACGTCCCGTTGGCAATTCGCTCGCCTTCGCGCCTCCGCTGGCTATCAATGAAGAGGAAGTGGATGAGATCGTGAAGAGGTTGGGTGCGGCGATGGATTCGGTGGGGTAG
- a CDS encoding molybdopterin biosynthesis protein — MSIYLHDIPLPQAQARFQQALEEANLWRVLSVEVIPLDENALGRVTAEPIWAKMSSPHYHASAMDGFALRAVYTNGALPSKPITLHLGPEAEYVDTGDPLPQWADAVIPIENVESLDEHGNITKDIRDPASIRIRASVAPWSHVRPLGEDIVATQLVLPAGRVLRPVDLGAIAAAGHQEVKAARKPKVAIIPTGTELVPIGSQLKAGDILEYNSLVIAAQVRSMGGEATRYPIVRDDFELICERVLEAAQSHDLILLNAGSSAGAEDFSAKVVEKLGTLLVHGVAVRPGHPVILGLLNRQSLIENRKSQIVNRQSPIVHRKSQIENHESPNPEPETWNLKPIIGVPGYPVSAALTVDIFVEPILAKWLGRRQKELPVETAALTRKLVSPAGDDDFVRVVVGEVGGKLLAAPLSRGAGVITSLVQADGLALVPSGAQGIEAGEKIQVRLYRSKAEIEKTIFCIGSHDLTLDLLAQFLSEHDRRLVSANVGSQGGLIALRRGEAHLAGSHLLDPQTGEYNISSIRRYMPGRPVKVIALVGREQGLIVKKGNPKGITDLRSLTSSQVRFMNRQRGAGTRVLLDYHLNSMTIPSESIVGYHQEEYTHLAVAASVASGRADCGLGIAAAAQALDLDFIPLFQERYDLVIPKEYAEDELLAPLFRLLADSPFREAVSQLTGYDVSVMGKIILEDE, encoded by the coding sequence ATGTCCATCTACCTCCACGACATTCCTCTCCCTCAAGCGCAAGCGCGATTCCAGCAAGCCCTTGAAGAGGCGAATCTCTGGCGCGTGTTGAGCGTGGAAGTCATACCGCTGGATGAGAATGCGCTGGGTCGCGTCACTGCCGAGCCGATTTGGGCGAAAATGTCATCGCCGCATTACCACGCCTCCGCCATGGATGGCTTCGCGCTTCGGGCGGTTTACACGAACGGCGCGTTACCGTCGAAGCCGATCACGCTTCACCTCGGACCCGAAGCGGAGTACGTGGACACGGGCGACCCTCTGCCACAGTGGGCAGACGCGGTCATCCCCATCGAAAACGTCGAATCGCTGGACGAGCATGGAAACATCACAAAAGATATCCGCGATCCCGCCTCGATTCGAATTCGCGCTTCCGTCGCGCCGTGGAGTCACGTGCGCCCGCTGGGGGAGGACATTGTCGCGACGCAGTTGGTGCTGCCCGCCGGGCGCGTCCTTCGCCCGGTAGATTTGGGCGCGATCGCCGCGGCCGGGCATCAAGAGGTCAAAGCGGCGCGCAAGCCAAAGGTGGCGATCATCCCCACCGGCACCGAACTCGTCCCCATCGGCAGTCAACTCAAAGCGGGCGATATTCTCGAATACAACTCGCTGGTCATCGCCGCGCAGGTTCGCTCCATGGGCGGCGAGGCGACGCGCTACCCCATCGTCCGGGACGATTTTGAGTTGATTTGCGAGCGGGTTCTCGAAGCCGCGCAATCCCACGATTTGATTTTATTGAACGCGGGTTCCTCCGCCGGTGCGGAGGATTTTTCGGCGAAGGTAGTTGAAAAACTGGGGACGCTCCTTGTTCACGGAGTCGCCGTCCGCCCCGGTCACCCCGTCATCCTCGGTCTCCTCAATCGCCAATCCCTAATCGAAAATCGTAAATCGCAAATCGTAAATCGCCAATCGCCAATCGTACATCGTAAATCGCAAATCGAAAATCATGAATCGCCCAATCCGGAGCCTGAAACCTGGAACTTGAAACCGATCATCGGCGTCCCCGGCTATCCCGTCTCTGCCGCGCTCACGGTCGATATTTTCGTCGAACCCATCCTTGCAAAATGGCTGGGGCGTAGACAAAAAGAATTGCCTGTCGAAACCGCCGCGCTGACGCGAAAACTCGTCTCGCCGGCGGGCGACGATGATTTTGTGCGTGTCGTGGTCGGTGAAGTGGGCGGGAAACTGCTTGCCGCGCCGTTGTCGCGCGGGGCGGGCGTCATCACCTCGCTGGTTCAAGCGGATGGTCTAGCCCTCGTCCCAAGCGGCGCGCAGGGCATCGAAGCGGGTGAAAAAATCCAGGTGCGTTTATATCGCAGTAAAGCCGAAATCGAAAAGACGATTTTCTGCATCGGCTCGCACGACCTCACCCTCGATTTGCTCGCGCAGTTCTTATCCGAACATGATCGCAGGCTGGTGTCTGCCAATGTCGGCTCACAAGGCGGATTGATCGCATTGCGGCGGGGAGAAGCGCATCTCGCAGGCTCGCATTTGCTCGATCCTCAAACGGGCGAATATAACATTTCGTCTATTCGTCGCTACATGCCCGGTAGGCCGGTCAAAGTGATCGCATTGGTGGGGCGCGAGCAGGGCTTGATCGTGAAAAAGGGAAACCCCAAAGGGATTACAGATCTGAGAAGCCTGACCAGTTCGCAAGTCAGGTTTATGAATCGCCAACGCGGCGCCGGCACGCGCGTCCTGTTGGACTATCATTTGAATTCAATGACAATCCCGTCCGAGTCCATTGTTGGCTACCATCAGGAAGAGTATACTCATCTTGCTGTTGCGGCTTCTGTGGCATCGGGTCGCGCCGACTGCGGGCTTGGTATCGCCGCCGCCGCCCAAGCGCTGGATTTGGATTTTATTCCGCTGTTTCAAGAACGCTACGATTTGGTGATCCCGAAAGAATACGCCGAAGACGAACTGCTCGCGCCTCTCTTCAGACTTTTGGCTGATTCGCCTTTTCGTGAAGCCGTTTCGCAACTGACAGGATACGACGTGTCTGTGATGGGCAAAATTATTTTGGAGGATGAATGA
- a CDS encoding type II toxin-antitoxin system VapC family toxin: MIVLDTHVWVWWVHGGEQLTKNQISAIQANEDDVIGISAITCWEVAKLVELGRLELSTPVEKWIEEALNYPGIRFLELSPEISVESTRLPGEFHRDPADQIIVATARIHNCPLVTSDERIIGYSHIKTIS; encoded by the coding sequence ATGATCGTTCTGGATACACACGTATGGGTTTGGTGGGTCCACGGGGGAGAACAGCTCACGAAAAATCAAATTAGCGCGATCCAAGCCAACGAAGATGATGTGATCGGAATCAGCGCAATCACCTGCTGGGAAGTTGCCAAACTGGTTGAACTTGGTCGGCTAGAACTGTCCACTCCTGTTGAAAAATGGATCGAGGAGGCTTTGAATTATCCAGGTATCCGATTCTTGGAACTTTCTCCTGAAATCTCGGTAGAGTCGACCCGCCTGCCCGGAGAATTTCATCGCGACCCAGCCGATCAAATCATCGTAGCCACTGCAAGAATTCATAATTGTCCGCTCGTCACTTCGGATGAACGGATTATCGGATATTCGCACATCAAAACAATCTCATAA
- the guaB gene encoding IMP dehydrogenase: MKILTDVALTYDDVLLVPQYSDVDSRRALSTKSYLTKQIELQTPIVSANMDVVTESELAITMAREGGIGIIHRFMTIAEQARQIERVKKEESFVVDGPITMNEANTVGDVKRVVEETGTGGILILDANEKLIGIVSPRDLLFEDDDSKPVTAIMTREVHSAPPDTSLKEAERLLHEYRVEKLPLVGKDGRVAGLVTLKDIMKLTQFPKATKDSKGRLAVGAAVGVRDKEMHRVESVLNAGADCIVVDIAHGDSHLEIEMIKSIRKHFGEAQIIGGNVATGDGTKRLIDAGADAVKVGVGPGSICITRIVAGSGVPQLSAVIECAEAARSFGVPIIADGGIRQPGDVVKAIAAGASSVMIGSMLAGTDESPGMILTRKGHRYKASRGMASLEANILRNKREGNDLSHEEIEEYVAEGVEAAVPYRGKAREVLNQLLGGLQSGMSYSGAHSIEELRQKAIFVRMTGAGLKESGPHDVEVIG; this comes from the coding sequence ATGAAAATTTTGACCGATGTCGCGCTGACGTACGACGATGTTTTGCTCGTGCCGCAATATTCCGATGTGGATTCGCGGCGCGCGCTTTCCACGAAAAGTTATTTGACGAAACAGATCGAGTTGCAAACGCCGATCGTTTCCGCCAACATGGACGTGGTGACGGAGAGCGAGTTGGCGATCACGATGGCGCGCGAGGGCGGGATCGGAATCATCCATCGTTTTATGACGATTGCCGAGCAGGCGCGTCAGATCGAGCGCGTGAAGAAAGAAGAGTCGTTTGTTGTGGATGGTCCCATCACGATGAACGAGGCGAACACGGTGGGCGATGTGAAGCGCGTGGTGGAAGAAACAGGCACAGGCGGAATTTTGATTCTGGACGCGAATGAAAAATTGATCGGCATCGTCTCGCCGCGCGATCTGTTGTTTGAAGACGACGATAGCAAACCTGTCACTGCCATTATGACGCGCGAAGTTCATAGCGCGCCGCCCGATACGTCGTTGAAAGAAGCGGAACGCTTGTTGCATGAATATCGTGTCGAAAAATTGCCGCTGGTGGGTAAGGACGGTCGCGTGGCGGGGCTGGTCACGTTGAAAGATATTATGAAGCTCACGCAGTTTCCCAAAGCGACGAAAGACTCGAAGGGGCGGTTGGCTGTCGGCGCGGCGGTGGGCGTGCGCGATAAAGAAATGCACCGCGTGGAATCTGTGTTGAACGCGGGCGCGGATTGCATTGTGGTGGACATCGCGCATGGCGATTCGCACCTTGAGATCGAGATGATCAAAAGCATCCGCAAACATTTTGGCGAGGCGCAAATTATCGGCGGCAACGTGGCGACGGGCGATGGAACAAAACGACTCATTGACGCGGGCGCCGACGCGGTGAAGGTCGGCGTGGGACCCGGCTCCATTTGTATCACACGGATCGTGGCGGGCTCGGGCGTTCCGCAATTGAGCGCGGTGATCGAGTGCGCTGAAGCGGCGCGTTCGTTCGGCGTTCCGATCATTGCCGACGGCGGGATTCGCCAGCCGGGCGACGTGGTCAAGGCGATTGCGGCGGGCGCGTCGAGCGTGATGATCGGCTCCATGTTGGCGGGCACCGATGAAAGCCCGGGCATGATCCTCACTCGCAAAGGTCATCGGTATAAAGCGTCGCGCGGCATGGCGTCGCTGGAGGCGAATATCCTCCGCAACAAGCGCGAAGGCAATGACTTATCTCACGAAGAGATCGAAGAATATGTCGCCGAAGGTGTGGAAGCCGCAGTGCCGTATCGCGGCAAGGCGCGCGAAGTGTTGAATCAATTGCTTGGTGGTTTACAATCGGGCATGAGTTATAGCGGCGCGCATTCGATTGAAGAGTTGCGACAAAAAGCGATCTTTGTGCGGATGACCGGCGCGGGCTTGAAAGAGTCGGGTCCGCATGATGTGGAAGTGATTGGATGA
- a CDS encoding pyridoxal-phosphate dependent enzyme, translated as MTVTFAHIQQAAERIKPYAHRTPVLTNESLNARVGAQVFLKCENFQKVGAFKFRGACNAVFSLSDEEAKHGVCTHSSGNHAQALALAARMRGIAAHIVMPENAPQVKKDAVAGYGGKISYCESTVQAREATLRRVAEATGAAVIHPFDNERVIAGQGTATLELLDSIPDLDAIIAPVGGGGLLSGTSIAATETKKGIRVLGGEPEMADDAFRSLHSGNVLPSEHPKTIADGLLTSLSERTFAIIQSRVERIVTVSEQGIVEAMKFIWERAKIVIEPSSAVAVAVLWEKKVDLAGLKVGVILSGGNVDLGKLPWGSQSNMQV; from the coding sequence ATGACCGTCACTTTCGCTCACATTCAGCAAGCCGCGGAACGGATCAAACCGTACGCGCATCGCACGCCTGTGTTGACGAATGAAAGCCTCAACGCGCGAGTCGGCGCGCAGGTGTTTCTCAAGTGCGAGAATTTTCAAAAGGTGGGCGCGTTTAAATTTCGCGGCGCGTGCAATGCGGTCTTTTCATTGAGCGACGAGGAAGCGAAGCATGGGGTCTGCACACACTCGTCGGGGAATCATGCGCAGGCGTTGGCGCTCGCGGCGCGGATGCGCGGTATCGCGGCGCACATCGTCATGCCTGAGAACGCTCCGCAGGTGAAGAAGGACGCGGTGGCTGGGTATGGAGGAAAAATTTCCTACTGCGAATCAACTGTACAGGCGCGCGAAGCGACTCTCCGTCGTGTGGCGGAAGCGACCGGCGCGGCGGTCATCCACCCGTTTGACAACGAGCGCGTCATCGCTGGACAGGGAACTGCCACGCTCGAGTTGCTTGATTCGATCCCCGACCTCGACGCCATCATCGCGCCCGTCGGCGGCGGCGGATTGTTGAGCGGAACGTCCATCGCGGCGACGGAAACCAAAAAGGGAATCCGCGTGCTGGGCGGCGAACCCGAAATGGCAGACGATGCGTTTCGCTCATTACACTCGGGGAACGTGTTGCCGTCGGAACATCCGAAAACAATCGCGGATGGTCTGCTCACGTCGCTGAGCGAACGAACATTTGCGATCATTCAATCGCGCGTGGAACGAATCGTCACTGTGAGCGAGCAGGGAATTGTGGAGGCGATGAAATTTATCTGGGAGCGAGCGAAGATCGTCATCGAGCCATCGTCGGCAGTGGCGGTGGCTGTGTTGTGGGAAAAGAAAGTTGATCTCGCGGGGTTGAAGGTGGGAGTAATCTTGAGTGGCGGGAATGTGGATTTGGGCAAGTTACCGTGGGGAAGCCAATCAAATATGCAGGTATAA
- a CDS encoding response regulator, whose protein sequence is MTEALVVDDNRQTADALHQMLDVLGVKARVAYGSSAAISILGSGFTPNLICLDVNMPGIDGVEILLYLRREPRLISVPVIVITSDDQPETRRKVMSAGATELLIKPATIDALESALKKAKML, encoded by the coding sequence ATGACCGAAGCGCTTGTTGTGGATGATAATCGTCAGACGGCTGATGCCTTGCATCAGATGTTGGATGTGTTGGGTGTGAAGGCGCGCGTGGCGTACGGCTCCAGCGCGGCGATTTCGATTTTGGGAAGCGGCTTCACCCCAAACTTGATCTGTCTTGACGTGAACATGCCCGGCATCGATGGCGTGGAGATTCTCCTCTATTTGCGGCGCGAGCCTCGCCTGATCTCTGTGCCGGTCATTGTGATCACGTCTGATGATCAGCCGGAAACGCGGCGCAAGGTGATGAGCGCCGGCGCTACCGAGTTGCTCATCAAGCCCGCCACCATCGATGCGCTGGAGAGCGCGTTGAAAAAAGCGAAGATGTTGTAG
- the purB gene encoding adenylosuccinate lyase: MRLHALSPLDGRYEQETSTLRDFFSEFAYLRSRARFELDFLSALAVAGICPPPNISLDSFTEEDARKIQEYEKTTRHDVKAIEYFLRDKLPQELHQWIHFGLTSEDINNIAQALALKDSRDQVLLPALDNLISSLRDFAKQYRALPALARTHGQPAVPTTLGKEIAVYHLRLKTCRDEIASHTFEAKLTGAVGNFNALHAAAPQVDWISFNKDFIRSLGLEPNLVTTQILPYDNWIRYFNSIQLTNSILIDFAQDIWRYISDGYLKQKAVEGEVGSSTMPQKINPIDFENAEGNLGVANALLTHYSQKLSISRLQRDLSDSTVRRTFGVALGHTLLAWNNIIRGMSRVEADEERIKSELNAHWEVVGEGAQTILRAAGRSDAYESLKSQTRGRVMDRNSYKSWVEALDVPEVTRAKLMSLTPESYIGLAIEITDSAIRISDFSR, from the coding sequence ATGAGACTTCACGCGCTTTCTCCATTGGATGGACGCTACGAACAAGAGACTTCCACACTGCGGGATTTCTTCTCCGAATTTGCATACCTCCGCTCCCGCGCGCGCTTCGAACTCGACTTTTTGTCTGCGCTCGCCGTAGCGGGTATTTGCCCACCCCCCAACATTTCTCTCGACTCGTTCACAGAGGAAGACGCGCGCAAGATTCAAGAATACGAAAAAACGACGCGGCACGACGTGAAAGCGATTGAATATTTCCTAAGAGATAAACTGCCGCAAGAATTGCATCAATGGATCCACTTCGGATTAACTTCTGAAGACATCAACAACATCGCGCAAGCCCTCGCGCTGAAAGACTCGCGTGATCAAGTCCTGCTCCCCGCGCTAGACAATCTCATATCCTCCCTGCGAGACTTCGCAAAACAATATCGCGCCCTCCCCGCCCTCGCGCGGACTCACGGTCAGCCCGCCGTGCCGACCACGCTGGGAAAAGAAATTGCGGTTTATCACTTACGCTTGAAAACATGCCGCGATGAAATTGCGAGCCACACATTTGAAGCGAAGCTCACAGGCGCGGTCGGCAACTTCAACGCGCTCCACGCCGCCGCGCCGCAAGTGGATTGGATTTCATTCAACAAAGATTTTATCCGCAGTCTTGGGCTTGAACCGAATCTCGTCACCACACAGATATTGCCGTACGACAATTGGATCCGTTATTTCAATTCCATTCAATTGACCAATTCCATCCTGATAGACTTCGCGCAGGACATTTGGAGATATATCAGCGACGGGTATCTCAAGCAAAAAGCCGTCGAAGGCGAGGTCGGCTCTTCGACGATGCCGCAGAAGATCAACCCGATTGACTTTGAAAATGCGGAAGGAAATCTCGGCGTGGCGAACGCGCTCCTCACCCACTACTCGCAGAAGTTATCCATCTCAAGATTACAGCGCGATCTATCCGACTCAACCGTGCGCAGAACTTTCGGCGTAGCGCTGGGGCATACGCTTCTCGCGTGGAATAACATTATTCGCGGCATGAGTCGCGTGGAGGCGGATGAGGAGAGAATCAAATCGGAGTTGAACGCGCATTGGGAAGTCGTCGGCGAGGGGGCGCAGACGATCCTCCGCGCGGCGGGACGAAGCGACGCGTACGAGTCGCTCAAATCGCAGACGCGAGGACGCGTCATGGATAGAAACAGTTATAAATCGTGGGTCGAAGCGTTAGACGTCCCCGAAGTAACGCGCGCGAAGTTGATGAGTCTAACGCCAGAGTCGTATATCGGCTTGGCGATCGAAATAACAGATAGTGCAATTCGTATTAGCGACTTCAGTCGCTGA
- a CDS encoding adenylosuccinate synthase has translation MSVTAVIGSQWGDEGKGKVVDYLAERADYVARFNGGNNAGHTVINEFGTFKIHLVPSGIFARNTTALIGGGVVIDPAVLIEEIDLLNKAGVGVDGRLWVSPRSHLIMPYHKILDGLYEEAKGAGATGTTRRGIGPVFADKVSYNGIRWTDFASDAFESRLQMQLTLKNKIITALGGEALKYEDVREMYRGFYLKLKPYIKELFPLVQDGLKGNKHFLLEQAMGTFLDTDWGTYPFVTASTTIPSAASAGLGIPPRYITDVVGVTKAYTTRVGAGPLPTEIHDVESDVYKKFAEVAATTGRTRRVGWLDLEIVRTAAQLSGVIELCLTKLDVLSGLNEIQVCIGYKLNGKDVTYADVDAYGLGEVECVYQTFKGWNEDISKAKSFDELPANAQTYVTMIEDAAGVPVKWIGTGPEREATIRR, from the coding sequence ATGAGCGTAACAGCAGTGATCGGTTCGCAATGGGGCGATGAGGGAAAAGGGAAGGTGGTTGATTATCTCGCCGAGCGCGCGGACTATGTGGCGCGATTCAACGGCGGGAACAACGCGGGGCATACGGTGATCAACGAATTCGGGACGTTCAAAATTCATCTCGTGCCTTCGGGAATTTTTGCGCGCAACACAACGGCGTTGATCGGCGGCGGCGTGGTGATCGATCCCGCTGTGTTGATCGAAGAAATTGATTTGTTGAACAAAGCCGGCGTCGGCGTGGATGGACGGCTATGGGTCTCGCCGCGTTCGCATTTGATCATGCCGTATCACAAAATCTTAGACGGGCTGTATGAGGAAGCAAAAGGCGCGGGCGCGACGGGAACCACGCGGCGCGGCATCGGTCCTGTGTTTGCGGATAAGGTCAGTTACAACGGAATCCGCTGGACGGATTTTGCGAGCGACGCGTTTGAGTCGCGTTTGCAAATGCAATTGACTTTGAAGAACAAGATCATCACCGCATTGGGCGGCGAAGCGTTGAAGTATGAAGACGTGCGCGAAATGTATCGCGGGTTTTATTTGAAACTGAAACCCTACATCAAAGAGTTATTTCCATTAGTGCAAGACGGTTTGAAAGGGAACAAACATTTTTTGCTCGAACAAGCGATGGGAACTTTTCTGGATACCGATTGGGGAACGTACCCGTTCGTGACGGCTTCGACGACGATTCCCTCCGCCGCTTCGGCTGGACTCGGCATTCCGCCGCGCTACATTACCGACGTGGTCGGCGTGACGAAAGCGTACACCACGCGCGTCGGCGCAGGACCGTTGCCAACGGAAATCCACGACGTTGAATCGGACGTGTACAAAAAGTTTGCCGAAGTCGCCGCGACGACGGGACGCACGCGCCGAGTCGGCTGGCTGGATTTGGAGATCGTGCGCACTGCGGCGCAACTCAGCGGCGTGATCGAACTATGCCTCACGAAGTTGGATGTGTTGAGCGGGTTGAATGAGATTCAAGTTTGCATTGGTTATAAATTAAACGGGAAAGATGTAACATATGCCGATGTGGACGCGTACGGATTGGGCGAAGTCGAATGTGTGTATCAAACGTTCAAAGGCTGGAACGAAGATATCAGCAAGGCGAAATCGTTTGACGAGTTGCCTGCGAACGCGCAGACGTATGTGACGATGATCGAAGACGCGGCGGGAGTTCCTGTCAAGTGGATCGGCACAGGTCCCGAGCGCGAAGCAACCATACGAAGATAA
- a CDS encoding M20/M25/M40 family metallo-hydrolase has product MNKKLQQELDFQVKEFRKLIAEYCRFESVAAQNRMMKETPDWVEKLLKDTGFETRQLEVEGAPNYVYGTLKGKSDFTLLLYNHYDVQPEAPLELWNSPPFETTEVDGKLVARGICDNKAELISRICAIRALLAVNGELPINVKWIVEGEEEIGSVHFDAMTRQYGDLLKADGTLWEGGGFNEKGQAAIALGFRGLLYVEYSVEQMNVDAHSGGAHALPSAAWRLVKALASLKDANGKVSIPGFYDDAREPTKMEKQASRDNVDLEQEARTKAMYGIESFLRDRSGYDLEISVFEPTANIAGFLTGYTDPGIKTVLPAKAMAKMDFRLVPNQRPDDILQKLRAYLTAQGFDDVRVKKLGDGDPVVTPIEDEFVQRMIQIGRAFTEQEPEITPLVGGTLPLLGAMKNNVGVLGISTSGNPAYYGSGAHAPNEHIRVKDIPRAIEFNAFMLTQLGGM; this is encoded by the coding sequence ATGAACAAAAAATTACAGCAGGAATTAGATTTTCAAGTGAAAGAGTTTAGAAAGCTGATCGCGGAATATTGCCGCTTTGAAAGCGTCGCGGCGCAGAACCGCATGATGAAGGAAACCCCTGACTGGGTGGAGAAACTGCTCAAAGACACGGGCTTTGAAACCCGTCAATTGGAAGTGGAAGGTGCGCCGAATTACGTCTATGGAACGCTCAAAGGGAAAAGCGACTTCACCCTCCTGCTGTATAACCATTACGATGTTCAGCCCGAAGCGCCGCTAGAACTCTGGAACAGCCCGCCGTTTGAAACAACCGAAGTGGACGGCAAACTCGTCGCGCGCGGCATCTGCGACAATAAAGCGGAACTGATCTCACGCATCTGCGCCATCCGCGCGTTGCTTGCGGTGAACGGCGAACTGCCCATCAACGTCAAATGGATCGTCGAAGGCGAAGAGGAGATCGGCAGCGTACACTTCGATGCGATGACGCGCCAGTATGGCGACCTGCTCAAAGCCGACGGCACGTTATGGGAAGGCGGCGGCTTCAACGAGAAAGGTCAGGCGGCGATCGCGCTTGGCTTCCGCGGGTTGTTGTATGTGGAATACAGCGTGGAGCAGATGAACGTAGACGCGCATTCGGGCGGCGCGCACGCCCTCCCGAGCGCGGCATGGCGCTTGGTCAAAGCGCTTGCCAGCTTGAAAGACGCAAACGGCAAAGTGTCGATCCCCGGCTTTTACGATGACGCGCGCGAACCGACAAAGATGGAAAAACAGGCATCCAGGGATAACGTTGACCTTGAACAGGAAGCCAGAACCAAAGCCATGTATGGAATCGAGTCGTTCCTCCGCGACCGAAGCGGATACGATTTGGAGATATCCGTCTTTGAGCCGACGGCGAATATCGCCGGTTTCTTAACCGGCTACACGGATCCGGGGATCAAAACCGTCCTGCCTGCAAAAGCCATGGCGAAGATGGATTTTCGTCTCGTGCCAAATCAACGCCCGGACGATATTCTGCAAAAGTTGAGGGCTTATCTCACAGCGCAAGGCTTCGACGATGTGCGGGTCAAGAAATTGGGCGACGGCGATCCGGTGGTCACGCCAATCGAAGACGAGTTCGTCCAACGGATGATCCAAATTGGCAGGGCGTTCACCGAACAGGAACCGGAGATCACGCCGCTGGTTGGCGGAACACTGCCCTTGCTCGGCGCGATGAAAAATAATGTGGGCGTGCTAGGCATCTCTACTTCGGGAAACCCGGCGTACTATGGCAGCGGGGCGCATGCCCCGAACGAACACATCCGCGTGAAAGATATTCCAAGAGCCATCGAGTTCAACGCTTTCATGCTCACTCAACTTGGCGGCATGTAA